From a region of the Panthera uncia isolate 11264 chromosome B1, Puncia_PCG_1.0, whole genome shotgun sequence genome:
- the CLRN2 gene encoding clarin-2: protein MPGWFKKAWYGLASLLSFSSFILIIVALAVPHWLSGKILCQTGVDLVNATDPELIKFIGDIYYGLFRGCKVRQCGLGGRQSQFTIFPHLVKELNAGLHVTILLLLFLALALALVSMGFAILNMIEVPYRAVNGPGGICLWNVLAGGVVALAIASFMASVKFHDLTERIANFEEKLFRFVVVEEQYEESFWICVASASAHAANLVVVAISQIPLPEIKTKIEEATVTAEDILY from the exons ATGCCTGGATGGTTCAAAAAGGCGTGGTATGGGCTGGCGTCTTTACTCAGCTTCTCCTCCTTTATCCTGATCATTGTGGCCCTGGCAGTGCCCCACTGGCTGAGTGGGAAAATTCTTTGTCAGACTGGAGTGGACCTGGTCAATGCCACGGATCCAGAGCTCATCAAGTTCATTGGGGATATTTACTACGGGCTCTTCCGAGGATGTAAAGTACGACAGTGCGGGCTCGGGGGCCGCCAGTCCCAATTCACGA TCTTCCCACACCTGGTGAAGGAACTCAATGCAGGCCTCCACGTGACCATTCTGCTGCTCCTCTTCTTGGCCTTGGCCCTGGCTCTGGTCAGCATGGGATTTGCCATTCTCAACATGATCGAGGTTCCATACAGGGCAGTCAACGGCCCCGGGGGCATCTGCCTATGGAACGTCCTTGCAG GCGGAGTCGTGGCCTTGGCCATCGCCAGCTTCATGGCCTCCGTGAAGTTTCACGACCTGACCGAGCGCATTGCCAACTTCGAGGAGAAGCTCTTCCGCTTCGTGGTGGTGGAAGAACAGTACGAAGAGTCCTTCTGGATCTGTGTGGCCAGTGCCTCGGCCCATGCAGCAAATCTGGTAGTGGTGGCGATCAGTCAAATTCCGCTCCCCGAGATTAAGACCAAAATCGAGGAGGCCACGGTCACGGCTGAGGATATCCTGTACTGA